From a region of the Daphnia pulicaria isolate SC F1-1A chromosome 1, SC_F0-13Bv2, whole genome shotgun sequence genome:
- the LOC124344473 gene encoding armadillo repeat protein deleted in velo-cardio-facial syndrome-like isoform X2: MMLMVFLPFFSLLPFTNCTSSLYVSLSPFTLIDCTPKKKTLKTGLLLFPLGRDGRRCVLCPPVHSKNHFGFATHHLYSFVERQVVDSHEERTHSKTETFTRRVYFPADGNQGNANVMPQYTLGADPTGTYGHTTYSSSNGVLAGHVDAPTSSPGIPANATLVSRTKQQLTTQQVTTVTQLVREVQHIGPDGQPVLVDPYNPYGEYTGQPHSTGTYGRNGSSSSSIGVAGIPVAGQPQRFANYEHIAEGADYRTHSPAGYGRTANYADYEPYPHLAGPRGGGSVVVGPPPDYAYQTAQPPGLYRDYPDMDPGNAGALASGVPIYGDRPPTPPSPSEQSESPLPHHSRDYSRQGLPYPPSGYAEMDNAVPPDRYAHSPYGRAAYANVNGLDPGSAAGPGTGSGYRLHQDDQDDQQMQYQQQQDFGMSSAGHSPTRRLAPPPPSRSSGVEGTYQPRPPPPVPAEAMASLNIGLDKSGVRWRDPDLHEVIAFLNNPNAVVKANAAAYLQHLCYNSDPVKQQTRLLGGIPLLVGLISSEQPDVHRNACGALRNLSYGRQNDENKRALHKAGGIPALVRLLTRRPDSDVQELVTGVLWNLSSCEELKRIILDEALSVLVAQVIIPHSGWDRKKPGPTHWTALLRNGSGILRNVSSAGIEARQALRLKDGVVEALLYLVRGAIDQNHMDNKSVENVICVLRNLSYRCEEVVNPNYDKQPPNAGGAAGGSGGQTRATAQHSGENQGCFGASRKKKDGSGASGALLPSPSSPSTNSGANATANSGSSGNLPQRSDPPKGMELLWQPDIVQPYLALLSNCSNPETLEAAAGAIQNLAACYWQPSIDIRAAVRKEKGLPVLVELLRMEVDRVVCAVATALRNLALDQRNKELIGKYAMRDLVQKLPSSTPPPANTKNQQGIQQQHDLGGASDETIAAVLATLNEVIKKNAEFARSLLDESGVDRLVSITRQKQRYSSRVVKFASQVLAALWTHQELRDAYKKSGWKESDFVSRNSSTVSGSGSNSGGAGGGMSGGGGASSPSHSAANSTLNRPMSSQGGTRYEDKTLSLQRSNNASGISNPNNNGQANRQQSYRADDVPLADMQYAEGSTHAPPTGGVRIFPPGTKPGEPVYAQVNRDKKRSRQYEGGSGQDMGLTGTYDEAPSLSRLNMDPHGQGAGDSWV, encoded by the exons ATGATGTTGATGGTCTTCctaccttttttctctctcttgccttTTACTAACTGCACTTCATCTCTTTATGTTTCTCTCTCACCATTCACCTTGATCGACTGTacgcctaaaaaaaaaacgttaaaaaCCGGGCTTCTCCTTTTCCCGCTTGGACGCGACGGCCGACGCTGTGTGCTTTGCCCCCCTGTGCATTCAAAAAATCACTTTGGGTTTGCTACACACCACTTGTATAGTTTTGTCGAACGCCAAGTGGTCGACAGTCACGAAGAGCGCACCCATTCCAAGACGGAAACCTTTACACG ACGAGTATACTTTCCAGCCGACGGTAACCAAGGAAACGCCAACGTCATGCCTCAGTACAC ATTGGGAGCCGATCCGACGGGAACGTACGGACATACGACGTATTCCAGCAGCAATGGCGTACTGGCCGGTCACGTGGATGCACCGACATCGTCTCCCGGCATTCCAGCTAACGCAACTTTAGTCTCACGCACTAAACAGCAGCTCACCACCCagcaa GTAACGACGGTGACGCAGCTAGTCCGCGAAGTGCAGCACATTGGCCCAGACGGCCAACCAGTTCTGGTCGATCCTTACAATCCATACGGCGAATATACGGGCCAGCCACACTCTACGGGCACTTACGGACGTAACGGATCATCGTCTTCATCCATTGGCGTTGCCGGCATTCCAGTTGCCGGGCAGCCACAACGTTTTGCTAACTACGAACACATCGCCGAGGGAGCCGATTACCGCACACACAGTCCGGCCGGCTACGGACGGACGGCCAACTACGCCGATTACGAACCATATCCCCATTTAGCCGGCCCTCGTGGAGGTGGTAGCGTAGTTGTCGGTCCACCACCTGACTACGCTTACCAGACGGCACAGCCGCCTGGACTTTATCGTGACTATCCTGACATGGATCCAGGCAATGCGGGCGCACTGGCCAGTGGTGTACCTATTTACGGCGATCGGCCACCCACGCCACCATCTCCCAGCGAGCAGTCTGAATCGCCATTGCCACATCATTCACGAG ATTATTCCAGACAAGGCTTACCTTATCCGCCGTCAGGATACGCAGAAATGGACAACGCTGTTCCACCAGATCGTTACG CTCATTCACCCTACGGTCGAGCCGCTTACGCCAATGTCAACGGTTTGGATCCGGGCTCAGCTGCCGGCCCCGGCACGGGATCCGGTTACCGTTTACATCAAGACGATCAGGACGATCAACAAATGCaatatcaacaacaacaagacttTGGCATGAGTTCGGCTGGTCATAGTCCGACGAGGAGGCTGGCTCCTCCTCCGCCATCCCGATCGAGTGGTGTTGAGGGTACCTATCAACCTCGCCCACCGCCACCCGTTCCGGCAGAAGCCATGGCCAGTCTCAATATCGGGCTCGATAAAAGTG GTGTGAGATGGCGTGATCCGGACTTGCATGAAGTGATTGCCTTCCTCAACAATCCTAATGCCGTGGTGAAGGCCAATGCAGCTGCATATTTACAACATCTCTGCTACAACAGCGATCCTGTCAAGCAACAGACTAGGCTCCTGGGTGGAATTCCTCTACTCGTCGGCCTCATCTCCTCCGAACAACCCGACGTCCACCGTAACGCTTGCGGGGCGCTCAG AAACTTGTCTTACGGGCGGCAAAATGACGAGAATAAGAGGGCATTGCATAAAGCCGGCGGAATTCCCGCTTTGGTGCGGTTGCTAACACGAAGACCCGATTCCGACGTCCAAGAACTTGTGACGGGCGTCTTGTGGAATCTTTCTTCGTGCGAG GAGCTGAAGCGAATCATTCTAGACGAGGCACTATCCGTTTTGGTGGCCCAAGTAATCATCCCCCACTCTGGATGGGACCGCAAAAAGCCGGGTCCCACCCATTGGACGGCGCTGTTGCGGAACGGGTCCGGCATCCTACG GAATGTCAGCTCTGCGGGAATCGAGGCCCGTCAGGCACTCCGACTCAAGGATGGGGTAGTGGAGGCTCTGTTGTACCTAGTTCGAGGAGCCATCGACCAGAACCACATGGACAACAAGAGTGTGGAGAATGTCATTTGCGTTCTGCGCAACCTTTCCTATCGATGCGAAGAGGTGGTTAATCCCAACTATGACAAGCAGCCGCCGAATGCGGGAGGTGCAGCGGGAGGCAGCGGAGGACAAACCAGGGCCACAGCTCAACACTCTG GTGAGAACCAAGGCTGCTTCGGAGCTAGCCGGAAGAAGAAAGACGGTAGCGGGGCAAGTGGGGCGTTGTTGCCATCTCCTTCATCACCCTCGACAAATAGCGGCGCCAATGCAACCGCCAACAGCGGCTCCAGCGGGAACTTGCCTCAAAGATCTGATCCGCCGAAAGGCATGGAACTGTTGTGGCAACCAGATATCGTGCAGCCATACCTGGCTCTGCTTTCCAATTGCTCCAATCCAGAGACGTTAGAAGCTGCGGCTGGTGCCATTCAAAATCTGGCCGCCTGTTACTGGCAACCGTCGATCGACATCCGCGCTGCCGTCCGCAAAGAGAAAGGACTGCCCGTTTTAGTGGAGCTGCTGCGAATGGAAGTCGATCGAGTCGTGTGCGCCGTGGCCACAGCCCTGCGAAATTTGGCACTTGATCAGCGCAACAAGGAGCTTATAG gtaaatacgCCATGCGAGATTTAGTTCAAAAGCTACCTTCTTCGACGCCTCCACCTGCCAACACCAAAAACCAGCAAGGGATTCAGCAGCAACACGATTTGGGCGGTGCCTCAGACGAAACCATTGCCGCTGTTCTGGCCACTCTCAACGAAGTCATAAAAAAGAACGCCGAATTTGCCCGCTCGTTATTGGACGAAAGTGGTGTCGACCGATTGGTATCCATCACGCGGCAGAAGCAGCGCTACTCTTCGCGGGTTGTCAAATTTGCTTCTCAAGTATTGGCAGCCTTGTGGACACATCAGGAGCTGCGCGATGCCTACAAGAAATCGGGATGGAAG GAGTCGGACTTTGTGAGCCGGAACAGCAGCACTGTGTCTGGTAGCGGAAGCAACAGTGGTGGAGCAGGAGGAGGGATGTCGGGCGGAGGCGGCGCTTCGTCTCCTAGTCATTCGGCCGCCAACTCAACGTTGAATAGGCCGATGTCCAGTCAGGGAGGCACACGTTATGAGGACAAAACCCTATCGCTTCAGCGATCCAACAATGCTTCCGGTATCTCCAACCCGAACAACAATGGACAAGCCAACCGACAACAATCTTATCGG GCGGATGATGTCCCATTGGCCGACATGCAATACGCAGAAGGATCAACTCACGCCCCACCCACTGGAGGCGTGCGAATATTCCCACCTGGAACC aaacCCGGTGAGCCAGTGTACGCCCAAGTGAATCGAGACAAAAAAAGGAGTCGACAGTACGAAGGTGGTTCCGGTCAGGATATGGGATTGACCGGAACTTACGACGAGGCACCCTCTCTGTCTCGCCTCAACATGGACCCTCACGGGCAGGGAGCCGGGGACTCATGGGTCTGA
- the LOC124344473 gene encoding armadillo repeat protein deleted in velo-cardio-facial syndrome-like isoform X1 has product MMLMVFLPFFSLLPFTNCTSSLYVSLSPFTLIDCTPKKKTLKTGLLLFPLGRDGRRCVLCPPVHSKNHFGFATHHLYSFVERQVVDSHEERTHSKTETFTRRVYFPADGNQGNANVMPQYTLGADPTGTYGHTTYSSSNGVLAGHVDAPTSSPGIPANATLVSRTKQQLTTQQVTTVTQLVREVQHIGPDGQPVLVDPYNPYGEYTGQPHSTGTYGRNGSSSSSIGVAGIPVAGQPQRFANYEHIAEGADYRTHSPAGYGRTANYADYEPYPHLAGPRGGGSVVVGPPPDYAYQTAQPPGLYRDYPDMDPGNAGALASGVPIYGDRPPTPPSPSEQSESPLPHHSRDYSRQGLPYPPSGYAEMDNAVPPDRYAAHSPYGRAAYANVNGLDPGSAAGPGTGSGYRLHQDDQDDQQMQYQQQQDFGMSSAGHSPTRRLAPPPPSRSSGVEGTYQPRPPPPVPAEAMASLNIGLDKSGVRWRDPDLHEVIAFLNNPNAVVKANAAAYLQHLCYNSDPVKQQTRLLGGIPLLVGLISSEQPDVHRNACGALRNLSYGRQNDENKRALHKAGGIPALVRLLTRRPDSDVQELVTGVLWNLSSCEELKRIILDEALSVLVAQVIIPHSGWDRKKPGPTHWTALLRNGSGILRNVSSAGIEARQALRLKDGVVEALLYLVRGAIDQNHMDNKSVENVICVLRNLSYRCEEVVNPNYDKQPPNAGGAAGGSGGQTRATAQHSGENQGCFGASRKKKDGSGASGALLPSPSSPSTNSGANATANSGSSGNLPQRSDPPKGMELLWQPDIVQPYLALLSNCSNPETLEAAAGAIQNLAACYWQPSIDIRAAVRKEKGLPVLVELLRMEVDRVVCAVATALRNLALDQRNKELIGKYAMRDLVQKLPSSTPPPANTKNQQGIQQQHDLGGASDETIAAVLATLNEVIKKNAEFARSLLDESGVDRLVSITRQKQRYSSRVVKFASQVLAALWTHQELRDAYKKSGWKESDFVSRNSSTVSGSGSNSGGAGGGMSGGGGASSPSHSAANSTLNRPMSSQGGTRYEDKTLSLQRSNNASGISNPNNNGQANRQQSYRADDVPLADMQYAEGSTHAPPTGGVRIFPPGTKPGEPVYAQVNRDKKRSRQYEGGSGQDMGLTGTYDEAPSLSRLNMDPHGQGAGDSWV; this is encoded by the exons ATGATGTTGATGGTCTTCctaccttttttctctctcttgccttTTACTAACTGCACTTCATCTCTTTATGTTTCTCTCTCACCATTCACCTTGATCGACTGTacgcctaaaaaaaaaacgttaaaaaCCGGGCTTCTCCTTTTCCCGCTTGGACGCGACGGCCGACGCTGTGTGCTTTGCCCCCCTGTGCATTCAAAAAATCACTTTGGGTTTGCTACACACCACTTGTATAGTTTTGTCGAACGCCAAGTGGTCGACAGTCACGAAGAGCGCACCCATTCCAAGACGGAAACCTTTACACG ACGAGTATACTTTCCAGCCGACGGTAACCAAGGAAACGCCAACGTCATGCCTCAGTACAC ATTGGGAGCCGATCCGACGGGAACGTACGGACATACGACGTATTCCAGCAGCAATGGCGTACTGGCCGGTCACGTGGATGCACCGACATCGTCTCCCGGCATTCCAGCTAACGCAACTTTAGTCTCACGCACTAAACAGCAGCTCACCACCCagcaa GTAACGACGGTGACGCAGCTAGTCCGCGAAGTGCAGCACATTGGCCCAGACGGCCAACCAGTTCTGGTCGATCCTTACAATCCATACGGCGAATATACGGGCCAGCCACACTCTACGGGCACTTACGGACGTAACGGATCATCGTCTTCATCCATTGGCGTTGCCGGCATTCCAGTTGCCGGGCAGCCACAACGTTTTGCTAACTACGAACACATCGCCGAGGGAGCCGATTACCGCACACACAGTCCGGCCGGCTACGGACGGACGGCCAACTACGCCGATTACGAACCATATCCCCATTTAGCCGGCCCTCGTGGAGGTGGTAGCGTAGTTGTCGGTCCACCACCTGACTACGCTTACCAGACGGCACAGCCGCCTGGACTTTATCGTGACTATCCTGACATGGATCCAGGCAATGCGGGCGCACTGGCCAGTGGTGTACCTATTTACGGCGATCGGCCACCCACGCCACCATCTCCCAGCGAGCAGTCTGAATCGCCATTGCCACATCATTCACGAG ATTATTCCAGACAAGGCTTACCTTATCCGCCGTCAGGATACGCAGAAATGGACAACGCTGTTCCACCAGATCGTTACG CAGCTCATTCACCCTACGGTCGAGCCGCTTACGCCAATGTCAACGGTTTGGATCCGGGCTCAGCTGCCGGCCCCGGCACGGGATCCGGTTACCGTTTACATCAAGACGATCAGGACGATCAACAAATGCaatatcaacaacaacaagacttTGGCATGAGTTCGGCTGGTCATAGTCCGACGAGGAGGCTGGCTCCTCCTCCGCCATCCCGATCGAGTGGTGTTGAGGGTACCTATCAACCTCGCCCACCGCCACCCGTTCCGGCAGAAGCCATGGCCAGTCTCAATATCGGGCTCGATAAAAGTG GTGTGAGATGGCGTGATCCGGACTTGCATGAAGTGATTGCCTTCCTCAACAATCCTAATGCCGTGGTGAAGGCCAATGCAGCTGCATATTTACAACATCTCTGCTACAACAGCGATCCTGTCAAGCAACAGACTAGGCTCCTGGGTGGAATTCCTCTACTCGTCGGCCTCATCTCCTCCGAACAACCCGACGTCCACCGTAACGCTTGCGGGGCGCTCAG AAACTTGTCTTACGGGCGGCAAAATGACGAGAATAAGAGGGCATTGCATAAAGCCGGCGGAATTCCCGCTTTGGTGCGGTTGCTAACACGAAGACCCGATTCCGACGTCCAAGAACTTGTGACGGGCGTCTTGTGGAATCTTTCTTCGTGCGAG GAGCTGAAGCGAATCATTCTAGACGAGGCACTATCCGTTTTGGTGGCCCAAGTAATCATCCCCCACTCTGGATGGGACCGCAAAAAGCCGGGTCCCACCCATTGGACGGCGCTGTTGCGGAACGGGTCCGGCATCCTACG GAATGTCAGCTCTGCGGGAATCGAGGCCCGTCAGGCACTCCGACTCAAGGATGGGGTAGTGGAGGCTCTGTTGTACCTAGTTCGAGGAGCCATCGACCAGAACCACATGGACAACAAGAGTGTGGAGAATGTCATTTGCGTTCTGCGCAACCTTTCCTATCGATGCGAAGAGGTGGTTAATCCCAACTATGACAAGCAGCCGCCGAATGCGGGAGGTGCAGCGGGAGGCAGCGGAGGACAAACCAGGGCCACAGCTCAACACTCTG GTGAGAACCAAGGCTGCTTCGGAGCTAGCCGGAAGAAGAAAGACGGTAGCGGGGCAAGTGGGGCGTTGTTGCCATCTCCTTCATCACCCTCGACAAATAGCGGCGCCAATGCAACCGCCAACAGCGGCTCCAGCGGGAACTTGCCTCAAAGATCTGATCCGCCGAAAGGCATGGAACTGTTGTGGCAACCAGATATCGTGCAGCCATACCTGGCTCTGCTTTCCAATTGCTCCAATCCAGAGACGTTAGAAGCTGCGGCTGGTGCCATTCAAAATCTGGCCGCCTGTTACTGGCAACCGTCGATCGACATCCGCGCTGCCGTCCGCAAAGAGAAAGGACTGCCCGTTTTAGTGGAGCTGCTGCGAATGGAAGTCGATCGAGTCGTGTGCGCCGTGGCCACAGCCCTGCGAAATTTGGCACTTGATCAGCGCAACAAGGAGCTTATAG gtaaatacgCCATGCGAGATTTAGTTCAAAAGCTACCTTCTTCGACGCCTCCACCTGCCAACACCAAAAACCAGCAAGGGATTCAGCAGCAACACGATTTGGGCGGTGCCTCAGACGAAACCATTGCCGCTGTTCTGGCCACTCTCAACGAAGTCATAAAAAAGAACGCCGAATTTGCCCGCTCGTTATTGGACGAAAGTGGTGTCGACCGATTGGTATCCATCACGCGGCAGAAGCAGCGCTACTCTTCGCGGGTTGTCAAATTTGCTTCTCAAGTATTGGCAGCCTTGTGGACACATCAGGAGCTGCGCGATGCCTACAAGAAATCGGGATGGAAG GAGTCGGACTTTGTGAGCCGGAACAGCAGCACTGTGTCTGGTAGCGGAAGCAACAGTGGTGGAGCAGGAGGAGGGATGTCGGGCGGAGGCGGCGCTTCGTCTCCTAGTCATTCGGCCGCCAACTCAACGTTGAATAGGCCGATGTCCAGTCAGGGAGGCACACGTTATGAGGACAAAACCCTATCGCTTCAGCGATCCAACAATGCTTCCGGTATCTCCAACCCGAACAACAATGGACAAGCCAACCGACAACAATCTTATCGG GCGGATGATGTCCCATTGGCCGACATGCAATACGCAGAAGGATCAACTCACGCCCCACCCACTGGAGGCGTGCGAATATTCCCACCTGGAACC aaacCCGGTGAGCCAGTGTACGCCCAAGTGAATCGAGACAAAAAAAGGAGTCGACAGTACGAAGGTGGTTCCGGTCAGGATATGGGATTGACCGGAACTTACGACGAGGCACCCTCTCTGTCTCGCCTCAACATGGACCCTCACGGGCAGGGAGCCGGGGACTCATGGGTCTGA